Proteins co-encoded in one Candidatus Effluviviaceae Genus V sp. genomic window:
- a CDS encoding NAD-dependent epimerase/dehydratase family protein, protein MSEERRDAVRTLVVGAGAAGAMVAEEMGQRPDHGYVIVGFLDDDPAKLGSTIAGAPVLAPISDLVSVAREHDVGQIVIAIPSASGHTIREVVRLCEEAGRSFKIVPGVWEIILGDVEINQIRPVELEDLLGRETVTLDAEEMRGYLSDRRVLVTGAGGSIGSELVRQVASFGPSEIVLMGRGENSIHAIDRELAQNHPEVDKTPFIGSVSNEKSVERVFRTHRPEIVYHAAAHKHVHLMEYYPEEAVRNNVTGTRLLVDASMRYGAERFVLLSTDKAVSPRGVMGASKRLAELLLGHMSRRSDTGTKLVAVRFGNVLGSRGSVVPMFKQQIRLGGPVTVTHPDVTRYFMTIREAAMLVIQAGFLGRGGEVFVLDMGDPIRIAELADHLIRLSGFEPGRDIPIEFTGLRPGEKLHEELWCSTEKLRRTDRRKILVVEQDPATDLEAPLEDIEELERLAHAGDREGVVRAFSTIFEGIEHKGAS, encoded by the coding sequence GTGAGCGAGGAGAGAAGAGACGCCGTCCGCACCCTCGTCGTCGGCGCCGGCGCCGCCGGGGCGATGGTTGCGGAGGAGATGGGGCAGCGCCCCGATCACGGCTACGTGATCGTGGGGTTCCTCGACGACGACCCAGCGAAGCTCGGTTCGACCATCGCGGGAGCCCCCGTCCTCGCGCCGATATCGGACCTCGTCTCCGTCGCCCGGGAGCACGACGTCGGCCAGATCGTCATCGCCATTCCATCCGCCTCGGGCCACACGATCCGCGAGGTCGTCAGGCTCTGCGAGGAGGCCGGGAGGTCCTTCAAGATCGTCCCCGGCGTCTGGGAGATAATCCTCGGCGATGTCGAGATCAACCAGATCCGTCCCGTCGAACTCGAGGACCTGCTCGGACGGGAGACGGTGACGCTCGACGCGGAGGAGATGCGGGGCTACCTGTCCGACCGGCGCGTGCTCGTCACAGGTGCCGGTGGATCGATCGGCTCCGAACTCGTTCGACAGGTCGCGTCCTTCGGTCCGTCGGAGATCGTCCTGATGGGGCGGGGCGAGAACAGCATCCACGCGATCGATCGGGAGCTGGCGCAGAACCACCCGGAGGTCGACAAGACGCCGTTCATCGGCAGCGTGTCGAACGAGAAGTCCGTCGAGAGGGTCTTCCGAACGCACCGTCCCGAGATCGTCTACCACGCCGCGGCGCACAAGCATGTCCACCTGATGGAGTACTACCCCGAGGAGGCCGTCCGCAACAACGTGACGGGTACGCGGCTCCTCGTGGACGCCTCGATGCGGTACGGGGCCGAGCGATTCGTCCTGCTCTCGACCGACAAGGCGGTGAGCCCGCGGGGCGTCATGGGCGCCTCGAAGCGGCTGGCGGAGCTTCTGCTGGGCCACATGTCCCGGCGTTCCGACACCGGCACCAAGCTGGTCGCCGTCCGCTTCGGAAACGTTCTGGGCAGCCGGGGCAGCGTCGTACCGATGTTCAAGCAGCAGATCCGGCTCGGCGGACCTGTCACGGTCACGCACCCGGACGTCACGAGGTACTTCATGACGATCCGCGAGGCCGCCATGCTGGTCATCCAGGCCGGGTTCCTCGGCAGAGGCGGGGAAGTCTTCGTGCTCGACATGGGAGACCCGATTCGTATCGCGGAACTCGCCGACCATCTGATCCGCCTGTCGGGCTTCGAGCCCGGACGCGACATCCCCATCGAGTTCACGGGTCTCCGACCCGGTGAGAAGCTCCATGAGGAGCTCTGGTGTTCGACCGAGAAGCTCCGCCGCACCGATCGAAGGAAGATCCTCGTCGTCGAGCAGGACCCGGCGACCGACCTCGAGGCGCCCCTCGAGGACATCGAGGAGCTCGAGAGACTGGCCCACGCCGGTGACCGCGAAGGCGTCGTACGCGCCTTCTCTACGATCTTCGAGGGCATTGAGCACAAGGGAGCATCATGA
- a CDS encoding glycosyltransferase: MLAERLRSRRDPDRLRRPALRDIQDVETDRLGGHVARLASDVREDLEETVETPAAYEVSIVVVSYNSRKHLERLLPSLYDTPCDVSLETIVVDNASSDGTPAFVRERFPRVRTIENAANMGYSRAVNQGIHAARGRYVLILNPDIEVSEGAIRRLHAFMEEHPRAGIAGAKLLNADGSVQHSCRRFYSLWTLLLRRTPLGKLLPRNREIPRYLMLDFDHASSREVDWIIGACMMVRREALADIGLMDERFFLYFEDVDWCYRAWRAGWKVYYVADSVMTHRYARESASTSKLLFAHILSMLRYYEKWGSLIYAMKKYRHVILVAMLLVSDLVAVNGSFSLAFLLRSSLQGLLEKPMFGFGIYRPFLVFANIVILFSFAFFGLYGRRIEREPAPDILLRIFRATAAAGIVLMASTYLTSQTLYSRVLVAAFLVLLVVVSWLLRLAGKAIHRSFRAGSFDLARVAVVGTGPEATGLAAGLVERRELGYDLVGLVTTDGERHDAGFPVVGTLDELPRLVEEQRIAEVVFADPDIPNEKVAGFLLAARKSTVDVRMVSGLSGILTRRARVEEFLGLPVVTFEREALLKAGAGAKRALDIVGAALLVVVWSPVLALQTIGAAARGRRPLHLVPRLGVGGTVFGLVALTDLDRPGPLRRFAERHCLSRVPGALNVLAGDMSMVGPEPLPPGSLEKLGPAARVRLDARPGLMSLSGAPTARREGQRESDRLEAYYVQNWSLGGDARIVLRWIGRAFAGRCSGTSEPKGRNTA; encoded by the coding sequence GTGCTGGCGGAGAGGCTTCGATCTCGTCGAGATCCCGATCGTCTTCGTCGACCGGCACTCCGGGACATCCAAGATGTCGAGACGGATCGTCTGGGAGGCCATGTGGCTCGTCTGGCGTCTGATGTTCGAGAGGATCTGGAGGAGACCGTAGAGACACCGGCGGCATACGAGGTCTCAATCGTCGTCGTCAGCTACAACAGCAGGAAGCACCTCGAGCGCCTCCTGCCGTCGCTGTACGACACGCCGTGCGACGTCTCGCTCGAGACGATCGTCGTGGACAACGCCTCGAGCGACGGCACACCGGCGTTCGTCCGGGAGCGGTTCCCCCGGGTCCGCACGATCGAGAACGCCGCGAACATGGGGTACTCGAGGGCCGTCAACCAGGGCATTCATGCCGCCCGGGGCCGGTACGTCCTCATTCTGAACCCCGACATCGAGGTCTCGGAGGGGGCGATCCGGCGCCTTCACGCGTTCATGGAGGAGCACCCCCGGGCCGGCATCGCGGGGGCGAAGCTCCTCAATGCCGACGGCAGTGTTCAGCACTCGTGCCGACGGTTCTACTCGCTGTGGACGCTCCTTCTGCGGCGGACGCCGCTGGGGAAGCTCCTGCCGAGGAACAGGGAGATCCCGCGCTATCTGATGCTCGACTTCGACCACGCGTCGTCGCGCGAGGTCGACTGGATCATCGGCGCCTGCATGATGGTCAGGCGCGAGGCGCTCGCCGACATCGGGCTGATGGACGAGCGCTTCTTCCTGTACTTCGAGGATGTCGACTGGTGCTACCGTGCGTGGCGGGCCGGATGGAAGGTCTACTACGTCGCGGACTCCGTCATGACGCACCGGTATGCGAGGGAGAGCGCCTCGACCTCGAAGCTCCTGTTCGCGCACATCCTCTCGATGCTGCGCTACTACGAGAAGTGGGGGAGTCTGATCTACGCGATGAAGAAGTACAGGCACGTCATACTCGTCGCGATGCTCCTGGTGAGCGACCTCGTCGCCGTCAACGGGTCGTTCTCGCTGGCCTTCCTCCTCCGGTCGAGCCTCCAGGGACTGCTCGAGAAGCCGATGTTCGGCTTCGGCATCTACAGACCCTTCCTGGTCTTCGCCAACATCGTCATCCTGTTCTCCTTCGCGTTCTTCGGTCTCTATGGACGGAGGATCGAGCGCGAACCGGCGCCGGACATCCTGCTCCGTATCTTCAGGGCGACCGCCGCCGCGGGCATCGTCCTCATGGCCAGCACGTATCTGACCTCGCAGACGCTGTACTCCCGGGTTCTGGTGGCCGCGTTCCTCGTGCTGCTCGTGGTCGTTTCCTGGCTTCTGCGCCTTGCCGGCAAGGCGATCCACAGGTCGTTCCGAGCGGGGAGCTTCGATCTCGCGCGGGTCGCCGTGGTGGGGACGGGCCCGGAGGCGACGGGACTGGCGGCCGGCCTCGTTGAGCGGCGCGAGCTCGGCTACGATCTGGTCGGTCTGGTGACGACCGACGGCGAACGTCACGACGCCGGCTTCCCCGTCGTGGGGACGCTCGACGAACTCCCGCGCCTGGTCGAGGAGCAGCGCATCGCCGAGGTCGTCTTCGCCGACCCCGACATCCCGAACGAGAAGGTGGCCGGTTTTCTCCTCGCGGCCAGGAAGAGCACGGTGGACGTTCGGATGGTGTCCGGTCTCTCAGGCATCCTGACGCGGCGTGCCCGCGTCGAGGAGTTCCTCGGGCTTCCGGTCGTCACGTTCGAGCGCGAGGCCCTGCTGAAGGCCGGGGCCGGCGCGAAGCGGGCGCTCGACATCGTCGGGGCCGCCCTCCTCGTAGTCGTCTGGTCGCCGGTCCTCGCGTTGCAGACGATCGGTGCCGCCGCGCGGGGGAGGCGACCGCTTCACCTTGTCCCGCGATTGGGCGTGGGCGGAACCGTCTTCGGCCTCGTCGCGCTGACCGACTTGGACAGGCCGGGCCCGCTCCGACGCTTCGCGGAGAGACACTGTCTCTCGCGTGTGCCGGGTGCGCTCAACGTGCTCGCGGGCGACATGAGCATGGTCGGCCCGGAGCCACTGCCACCTGGGTCACTCGAGAAGCTCGGACCCGCCGCGCGCGTCCGGCTGGACGCGCGGCCCGGTCTCATGAGCCTGTCGGGCGCGCCGACCGCGCGCCGGGAAGGACAGCGCGAGTCGGATCGTCTGGAGGCCTACTACGTCCAGAACTGGTCGCTGGGCGGGGACGCGCGCATCGTCCTCCGCTGGATCGGCCGGGCCTTCGCGGGTCGCTGCTCCGGGACCTCTGAACCGAAGGGAAGGAACACGGCATGA
- a CDS encoding glycosyltransferase codes for MKTMVVVPTYNERENLEELIPRVLGQREGIELLVVDDGSPDGTGEYADSVAAADSRVHVLHRPGKMGLGSAYVQGFQHALTRDVDLIIQMDADFSHNPDVIPTLIDATSDYDVAIGSRYITGANVVNWPLRRLFLSYFANVYTHLITGLPLRDSTGGFKCFRREVLESIELDTIRSDGYSFQIEVNFRCWRRGFDLVEIPIVFVDRHSGTSKMSRRIVWEAMWLVWRLMFERIWRRP; via the coding sequence ATGAAGACCATGGTCGTCGTGCCCACGTACAACGAACGGGAGAATCTCGAGGAGCTGATCCCTCGGGTGCTCGGGCAGCGGGAGGGGATCGAGCTGCTCGTGGTCGACGACGGATCACCGGACGGGACCGGCGAGTACGCCGACTCGGTCGCTGCGGCAGACAGCCGCGTCCACGTGCTGCACCGTCCCGGCAAGATGGGGCTGGGGTCCGCCTACGTCCAGGGCTTCCAGCACGCCCTCACGCGCGATGTCGACCTCATCATCCAGATGGACGCCGACTTCTCACACAATCCCGACGTCATCCCTACCCTCATCGACGCCACGTCCGACTACGACGTGGCCATCGGATCGAGGTACATCACCGGCGCGAACGTGGTGAACTGGCCTCTCCGGCGGCTCTTTCTCAGCTACTTCGCGAACGTCTACACGCACCTCATCACGGGACTGCCGCTCCGCGACTCGACGGGCGGCTTCAAGTGCTTCAGACGAGAGGTCCTGGAGTCGATCGAACTCGACACCATACGGTCCGACGGCTACTCCTTCCAGATCGAGGTCAACTTCCGGTGCTGGCGGAGAGGCTTCGATCTCGTCGAGATCCCGATCGTCTTCGTCGACCGGCACTCCGGGACATCCAAGATGTCGAGACGGATCGTCTGGGAGGCCATGTGGCTCGTCTGGCGTCTGATGTTCGAGAGGATCTGGAGGAGACCGTAG
- a CDS encoding T9SS type A sorting domain-containing protein: protein MKCILACAVALAALAVPAAAQWQQVEITENRILDFALEGSVVWLSANDTGLVRYDGTTVVHNTTTSGIRQDSWAYSLLVDSRGLKWLGRDGFRTVDVLDDAGTPGFLEDDAWSYFTYPDDFANRRVFSMTEDLDGNIWFGMRDEGGDWIGTLELYVPDADTVLHYDNAFEPFETQFSNDDVRALAVDDDGRLWIGYFAAGIDVWDYGDYATYEDDSWTHYDLGTGLPSNRIFELHVADDGRVLAGTQAGLVIFDDSGNGPTVIDDLPGSEVRSVATDARGYIWAGTDAGVAMLYPNGTTIRTFGVEDGLADPTVDRVDVHGASGTVWALTIGESIADTELHWFDSDISVPGQTMPVFPNPWRSDGTRRDVTVLGVAEGSEIRVYDITGERVRTLSTREEPYTWDTLDDDGYEVPGGLYILRVEGPDGATTFARVAIIR from the coding sequence ATGAAGTGCATCCTCGCATGTGCGGTCGCACTGGCGGCCCTGGCGGTCCCCGCCGCCGCCCAGTGGCAGCAGGTCGAGATCACCGAGAACCGGATCCTCGACTTCGCGCTCGAGGGGTCGGTCGTCTGGCTGTCGGCCAACGACACCGGGCTCGTCCGCTACGATGGAACGACGGTCGTGCACAACACCACGACGAGCGGCATCCGCCAGGACAGCTGGGCGTACTCCCTTCTCGTCGACTCGCGGGGTCTCAAGTGGCTGGGCCGGGACGGCTTCAGAACGGTCGACGTGCTGGACGACGCCGGAACGCCGGGTTTCCTCGAGGACGATGCATGGAGCTACTTCACGTATCCGGACGACTTCGCCAACCGCCGCGTCTTCTCGATGACGGAGGACCTGGACGGCAACATCTGGTTCGGCATGCGCGACGAGGGCGGCGACTGGATCGGTACCCTCGAGCTCTATGTCCCGGACGCCGACACGGTCCTGCACTACGACAACGCCTTCGAGCCGTTCGAGACGCAGTTCTCGAACGACGACGTCCGCGCCCTGGCCGTGGACGACGACGGCCGCCTGTGGATCGGCTACTTCGCGGCCGGCATCGACGTCTGGGACTACGGCGACTACGCGACGTACGAGGACGATTCGTGGACCCACTACGATCTTGGCACGGGTCTTCCATCGAATCGCATTTTCGAGCTCCATGTCGCCGACGACGGCCGGGTCCTGGCAGGAACACAGGCCGGACTGGTCATCTTCGACGACTCGGGGAACGGGCCGACCGTCATCGACGACCTGCCGGGAAGCGAGGTCCGCTCGGTGGCCACCGACGCGCGGGGCTACATCTGGGCCGGCACGGACGCCGGCGTGGCCATGCTGTACCCGAACGGAACGACGATCAGGACCTTCGGCGTCGAGGACGGGCTCGCCGACCCGACCGTCGACCGGGTGGATGTCCACGGCGCGAGCGGCACGGTCTGGGCGCTGACGATCGGCGAATCGATCGCCGACACGGAGCTTCACTGGTTCGATTCGGACATCTCGGTCCCCGGCCAGACCATGCCGGTCTTCCCGAACCCCTGGCGGTCCGACGGGACGCGCCGGGATGTCACGGTGCTGGGCGTTGCCGAGGGCTCGGAGATCAGGGTATACGACATCACCGGTGAACGTGTTCGAACGCTCTCGACGCGCGAGGAACCGTACACCTGGGACACGCTTGACGACGACGGATACGAGGTGCCGGGCGGCCTCTACATCTTGCGGGTCGAAGGGCCCGACGGGGCGACGACGTTCGCGCGCGTCGCGATCATCCGTTGA
- a CDS encoding oligosaccharide flippase family protein translates to MTEPRRGGQPLLSATGATPRRVARVFLIVLVGAACQLLVQTVLARELTREHVGIISLILGALPLLSTITLVGQDSTIVRFLSRGGAERYDARRYLTRVLLSTLPAGALAALAASLYYGLPALAAVSAVTLVACQNGLTLLTSVARAGHRYERAMTGMRLPFVLAALALVVLNALDALTLVTALWTLIGAFAAAFAGFAFTTPSGLAGGGERVPRSVLTEGLLFFGLSLSFSVMMAIDKLIIGRMMGFEDLAVYATVFAVMRGFDFVFYSIGYVLMPRAGTLSRVPLARLNAWIAGIAVAMTAVYLLLGDEAVHFLYEGRYDVGTYLILPFALSGVLKLFYSVPSSVIGGRLPRTALKAFLWYNAAGVVVNVVLDIMLIRTMGLWGAAIATAIAWGIRLAGGYAIMARHRDQLGPRPSNG, encoded by the coding sequence TTGACGGAACCCCGCCGGGGCGGCCAGCCCCTGCTTTCGGCGACCGGCGCCACGCCACGCCGCGTGGCCCGCGTCTTCCTCATCGTGCTTGTCGGCGCGGCATGCCAGCTTCTCGTCCAGACGGTCCTCGCGCGCGAGCTGACGAGGGAACACGTCGGGATCATCTCGCTCATTCTCGGCGCCCTGCCGCTCCTCTCGACCATCACGCTCGTCGGTCAGGACTCGACGATCGTGCGCTTCCTGTCGCGCGGCGGCGCCGAGCGCTACGACGCCCGCCGATACCTCACGCGCGTGCTGCTCTCTACGCTGCCGGCCGGCGCCCTGGCCGCTCTGGCGGCGTCGCTCTACTACGGCCTCCCGGCCCTCGCCGCCGTCTCGGCCGTAACGCTCGTCGCGTGTCAGAACGGACTCACCCTCCTGACATCGGTCGCTCGGGCCGGCCACCGCTACGAGCGGGCGATGACCGGGATGCGGCTGCCCTTCGTGCTGGCCGCGCTCGCCCTGGTGGTGCTCAACGCACTCGACGCGCTGACGCTGGTCACGGCACTCTGGACGCTCATCGGCGCCTTCGCGGCGGCGTTCGCCGGCTTCGCGTTCACGACGCCGTCCGGGCTCGCCGGGGGCGGAGAGAGGGTCCCGCGCTCGGTCCTCACGGAGGGACTGCTGTTCTTCGGGCTCTCGCTGTCGTTCTCCGTCATGATGGCGATCGACAAGCTCATCATCGGACGGATGATGGGATTCGAGGACCTGGCGGTCTACGCGACGGTCTTCGCCGTCATGCGCGGGTTCGACTTCGTCTTCTACTCCATCGGCTACGTCCTCATGCCCCGCGCGGGCACGCTCTCAAGGGTACCCCTCGCACGGCTCAACGCGTGGATCGCCGGGATCGCGGTCGCCATGACGGCGGTCTACCTGCTGCTCGGCGATGAGGCGGTCCACTTCCTCTATGAGGGCCGCTACGACGTCGGGACGTACCTCATTCTGCCTTTCGCCTTGTCCGGAGTGCTCAAGCTGTTCTACTCTGTACCTTCAAGCGTCATCGGCGGTCGGCTGCCGAGGACGGCGCTCAAGGCGTTCCTCTGGTACAACGCCGCAGGCGTGGTCGTGAACGTCGTCCTCGACATCATGCTGATCCGCACGATGGGGCTCTGGGGCGCCGCGATCGCGACCGCCATCGCCTGGGGCATCCGTCTTGCAGGCGGCTACGCGATCATGGCACGGCATCGGGACCAGCTCGGTCCGCGACCGTCGAACGGGTGA
- a CDS encoding YfhO family protein, which translates to MVRRRRTESDERIANAAAAEHRVDPVRLGTWIALAIILVVALVFFRRIVFFGEILTGGDVLAAAAIFEDYALERMAAGELPLWNPFIFAGMPFFESMTWSAFVYPSYWIWFVVERGIGIDLPRLFFLFLHYLIAGFGTYFFLRSRNVSRTGAIIAGLGFMISPHLVGLATIGHGGKVLTAAYIPLVLMAAQRVLETGSRRWTAALALFGGLQFLARHVQVSYYTWMVVGLFLIYFLVAELRSGRRPAALGRPVGLLVAGVVLSAALAAVLLIPVRAYSEFSTRAAQGGGMGFEQAVMWSFHPTELMSFLVPSFHGLANDTYWGPMPFNQVSHYFGYSVLALAALAVGLRRNRDTRFLLLLFAMGVFLSFGRYIEPIYRLLYNVLPGFSRFRVPALFLLPAQFAAACLAGHGVHALLSKQRSRKTLIRWAVAVAAVGAVVGVATALSSGALSRSAASVLMAKHAGVPASYLRELGSRAAAMAARDGWILVGIALATGGAVAAAATKKLRGWLALAALAAIVLVDVWIVDAHFMKSERMRPLSSYYPSNQAIEFIKRQSGTFRVAPLDQSFSSNTWMYHRIESVGGYHPAKLRLADDLINKAGLTNLKVMALLNVRYVVGPETLDHPAFETVSPGVHELTYTLPRAYLVGEARTSASDALALRELGVDSYDPLSYAIVQGELPGPVESAEGSTARIVSLEPHEIVVDASIRRPCLLVFSEIYYPPGWRATVNGEEAEIIRANYAFRSVWLPAGEHRVVLEHVAPDLRLGLILTIIAAVIIALLWLAPTRRSSEDPA; encoded by the coding sequence ATGGTACGAAGGAGACGCACGGAGTCCGACGAGAGGATCGCGAACGCGGCGGCGGCTGAGCATCGGGTCGACCCGGTGAGGCTCGGAACCTGGATCGCGCTGGCGATCATCCTCGTGGTCGCGCTCGTCTTCTTCAGACGGATCGTCTTCTTCGGAGAGATCCTGACGGGAGGCGACGTCCTCGCCGCGGCCGCCATCTTCGAGGACTACGCCCTCGAGCGCATGGCCGCCGGCGAGCTTCCGCTGTGGAACCCCTTCATCTTCGCCGGGATGCCCTTCTTCGAGAGCATGACCTGGAGCGCCTTCGTCTATCCCAGCTACTGGATCTGGTTCGTCGTCGAGCGCGGGATCGGGATCGACCTCCCGCGCCTCTTCTTCCTCTTCCTGCACTATCTGATCGCCGGCTTCGGAACCTACTTCTTCCTTCGCTCACGGAACGTGTCGCGCACGGGCGCGATCATCGCCGGCCTCGGCTTCATGATCTCGCCCCACCTGGTCGGACTGGCCACCATCGGCCACGGCGGAAAGGTCCTGACGGCGGCCTACATCCCGCTCGTCCTCATGGCCGCACAGCGCGTCCTCGAGACCGGTTCGAGACGATGGACGGCCGCGCTGGCCCTGTTCGGGGGACTGCAGTTCCTCGCGCGGCACGTTCAGGTCAGCTACTACACCTGGATGGTCGTCGGGCTCTTTCTGATCTACTTTCTCGTCGCCGAGCTCAGGTCGGGACGCCGCCCGGCGGCTCTGGGACGTCCGGTCGGCCTTCTCGTCGCGGGCGTTGTCCTCTCTGCCGCTCTGGCGGCCGTGCTGCTCATCCCGGTACGGGCGTACTCGGAGTTCTCGACGCGCGCCGCCCAGGGCGGAGGGATGGGGTTCGAGCAGGCCGTGATGTGGTCGTTCCATCCGACGGAGCTCATGAGCTTCCTTGTGCCGTCGTTCCACGGTCTCGCGAACGACACGTACTGGGGCCCGATGCCCTTCAACCAGGTGTCCCACTACTTCGGCTACTCCGTCCTCGCGCTGGCCGCGCTGGCCGTTGGGCTCAGGAGGAACAGGGACACGCGCTTTCTGCTGCTTCTGTTCGCCATGGGCGTCTTCCTCTCGTTCGGACGCTACATCGAGCCGATCTACCGCCTGTTGTACAACGTTCTGCCCGGCTTCAGCAGATTCCGGGTTCCGGCGCTCTTCCTGCTTCCGGCGCAGTTCGCCGCCGCGTGTCTCGCGGGCCACGGCGTGCACGCGCTGCTCTCGAAACAGAGGAGCAGGAAGACGCTCATCAGGTGGGCCGTCGCCGTTGCGGCCGTCGGCGCGGTCGTGGGCGTCGCGACGGCACTCTCGTCGGGCGCGCTCTCGCGCTCCGCGGCCTCCGTCCTGATGGCGAAACACGCCGGGGTCCCTGCCTCCTATCTTCGCGAGCTCGGCTCCCGCGCCGCGGCGATGGCCGCCCGGGACGGCTGGATCCTCGTCGGTATCGCACTGGCGACCGGCGGTGCCGTCGCTGCGGCGGCCACGAAGAAGCTCAGGGGGTGGCTGGCGCTGGCGGCGCTCGCGGCGATCGTCCTGGTGGACGTCTGGATCGTCGACGCGCATTTCATGAAGTCGGAGCGGATGCGGCCGCTCTCGAGCTACTACCCCTCAAACCAGGCTATCGAGTTCATCAAGCGGCAGAGCGGCACGTTCCGGGTGGCGCCGCTCGACCAGTCGTTCTCCTCGAACACGTGGATGTACCACCGGATCGAGAGCGTCGGCGGATACCACCCGGCGAAGCTCCGCCTGGCGGACGATCTCATCAACAAGGCGGGCTTGACGAATCTGAAGGTCATGGCGCTTCTGAACGTCCGGTACGTGGTCGGCCCTGAGACGCTCGACCACCCGGCCTTCGAAACGGTGTCGCCGGGCGTGCACGAGCTCACCTACACGCTGCCGCGCGCCTATCTCGTCGGCGAGGCCAGGACCTCCGCGAGCGACGCTCTGGCCCTCCGTGAGCTCGGTGTCGACAGCTACGACCCCTTGAGCTACGCCATCGTCCAGGGAGAGCTCCCGGGCCCGGTCGAGTCGGCTGAGGGCAGCACGGCGCGGATCGTCTCGCTCGAGCCGCACGAGATCGTCGTCGATGCATCCATCCGGCGGCCGTGCCTTCTGGTCTTCTCTGAGATCTACTACCCGCCCGGCTGGCGGGCGACCGTCAACGGCGAGGAAGCAGAGATCATCCGGGCGAACTACGCCTTCCGCTCGGTCTGGCTGCCGGCCGGAGAGCACCGCGTCGTGCTCGAGCACGTCGCGCCCGACCTGAGACTCGGGCTCATTCTGACCATCATCGCCGCCGTCATCATCGCGCTTCTCTGGCTCGCGCCGACGCGTCGATCTTCGGAGGACCCCGCATGA
- a CDS encoding aminotransferase class I/II-fold pyridoxal phosphate-dependent enzyme, with protein sequence MRTDLPASEGGRPVREAFLPFARPSIGQAELDAVVETLKSGWLTVGPRTREFEKTVAEYIGVPGAAALHSCTAGLHLGMVALGISEGDEVVLPALNFAAAANMIVHLGARPVLVDIDPETLNADAATMADAVTERTKLLLPLHFAGRPTDIDAVIGLARDRSLRVLADGAHAISATIDGKRIGSMADATSFSFYVTKGITTGEGGIVTSPDADVTDRIRRLALHGMSSDAWKRYSDRGPWYYEVLEAGYKYNMNDVQAALGICQMERVDEFRSSRKAMAAAYAEGFAEDDAVWTPPEFDRGDHAWHLYTIQIEPDALTIGRDQFIHALLEEGIGVSVHFIPLHYHPYFREHLGLEPGSFPVTESYFERAVSLPIYPSMTENDVSDVVRAVRKLTRHYRR encoded by the coding sequence ATGAGGACCGACCTTCCCGCGTCTGAAGGGGGACGTCCCGTCCGCGAGGCCTTCCTGCCGTTCGCGCGGCCGTCCATCGGGCAGGCGGAGCTCGACGCGGTCGTCGAGACCCTGAAGTCCGGCTGGCTGACCGTCGGACCCCGCACGCGTGAGTTCGAGAAGACAGTGGCCGAGTACATCGGGGTCCCCGGTGCGGCGGCGCTCCACTCGTGCACCGCCGGCCTCCACCTCGGCATGGTGGCGCTCGGCATCTCCGAGGGCGACGAGGTCGTCCTCCCGGCGCTCAACTTCGCCGCCGCCGCGAACATGATCGTCCACCTGGGCGCCCGGCCGGTGCTCGTCGACATCGACCCGGAGACGCTCAACGCCGACGCGGCGACGATGGCCGACGCCGTGACGGAGCGCACGAAGCTCCTGCTGCCTCTTCACTTCGCGGGTCGTCCGACCGACATCGACGCCGTCATCGGACTGGCACGCGACCGGAGCCTCAGGGTCCTCGCCGACGGAGCCCACGCGATCAGCGCCACGATCGACGGGAAGCGCATCGGTTCGATGGCCGATGCGACCTCGTTCAGCTTCTACGTCACGAAGGGCATCACGACGGGGGAGGGCGGCATCGTGACATCTCCCGACGCAGACGTGACGGACCGCATCCGGCGACTGGCTCTGCACGGCATGTCGAGCGACGCGTGGAAGCGCTACTCGGACCGCGGTCCCTGGTACTACGAGGTGCTCGAGGCCGGCTACAAGTACAACATGAACGATGTCCAGGCGGCCCTGGGCATCTGCCAGATGGAGCGCGTCGATGAGTTCAGATCGTCGCGCAAGGCGATGGCGGCGGCGTACGCCGAGGGCTTCGCGGAGGACGACGCGGTGTGGACGCCCCCGGAGTTCGACAGAGGGGACCACGCCTGGCATCTCTACACGATCCAGATCGAACCGGACGCGCTGACCATCGGTCGCGACCAGTTCATCCACGCACTCCTCGAAGAGGGCATCGGCGTCAGCGTTCACTTCATCCCGCTGCACTATCACCCCTACTTCCGCGAGCATCTGGGACTCGAGCCGGGCAGTTTCCCGGTCACGGAGTCCTACTTCGAGCGGGCCGTCTCGCTCCCGATCTACCCATCGATGACGGAGAACGATGTGTCGGACGTCGTGCGCGCCGTGCGGAAGCTGACGCGCCACTACCGGAGGTAG